In Desulfofundulus luciae, a genomic segment contains:
- the lgt gene encoding prolipoprotein diacylglyceryl transferase, with amino-acid sequence MISVIDPVAIHIGPFQIRWYGIIMATAFLTGIFLALRRAKQNRMDPNHILNMVTLIIPAAIIGARLYYVIFEWSSYQQNPLEALAIWHGGLAIHGGLFGGTLAGVWYARRHKLSVPLLADILAPSVILGQAIGRWGNFINQEAHGGPVSPEFMAYFPDFIRRQMFIDGQYYHPTFLYESLWNLAVFAFLMWYWPRKRFRGEVALLYLGLYSAGRFFIEGLRTDSLMLGPVRVAQLVSLLLIGLAVTGIWYGRAKTRTNIPRSSKQDTRSKLRSK; translated from the coding sequence GTGATTTCAGTGATCGATCCCGTAGCCATCCATATAGGCCCGTTTCAGATCCGCTGGTACGGTATCATTATGGCCACGGCCTTTTTAACCGGCATTTTTTTAGCCTTGCGCCGGGCGAAGCAAAACAGGATGGACCCCAATCACATCTTGAATATGGTTACCTTGATTATCCCGGCGGCCATCATAGGTGCCCGCCTGTATTACGTCATTTTTGAATGGTCCAGTTACCAGCAGAACCCCCTGGAAGCCCTGGCCATCTGGCACGGCGGGCTCGCCATCCACGGCGGCCTGTTCGGGGGCACCCTGGCGGGGGTGTGGTATGCCCGCCGGCATAAACTGTCCGTCCCATTGCTGGCCGACATTTTGGCCCCCAGCGTCATCCTGGGCCAGGCCATCGGCCGCTGGGGCAACTTCATCAACCAGGAAGCCCACGGGGGCCCTGTATCCCCGGAGTTTATGGCTTACTTCCCGGACTTTATTCGCCGGCAAATGTTTATCGACGGCCAGTATTACCATCCCACATTCCTGTATGAATCGCTGTGGAATCTGGCTGTGTTTGCCTTCCTGATGTGGTATTGGCCCAGGAAGCGTTTCAGGGGAGAGGTAGCCCTCTTATACTTGGGCCTGTACTCGGCAGGGCGCTTCTTTATCGAAGGTTTGCGTACCGATAGCCTGATGCTTGGGCCGGTCCGGGTGGCCCAACTGGTCAGCCTGCTCCTGATCGGGCTGGCCGTGACGGGAATATGGTACGGGCGGGCGAAAACCAGGACCAATATCCCCCGAAGCTCCAAACAAGACACCCGTTCCAAGTTACGTTCTAAGTAA
- a CDS encoding FtsK/SpoIIIE family DNA translocase — MAKPWLEELKFELYGLAIITLALLGMASLFTPAAGTVGHFLARGLTVTAGSGRYLLPVILFFFGIKVMRERKVNVITPRAWGLVILLISTLTFLHLFIPPDQFFRAAWQGQGGGLVGAAFSYLLHLCFGVAGSYILLTFLTITGLVLLTGQSLARFLGITAQAVRSTAQLLGKRLSDFFFEEVEVEEADTRKQTSPPALPEKKDNLPLPQPDALAGETETQEENIKNRRQQKERRKQNTREQETEVVPCALADGRPYRLPPTGLLAKPRPRDNSILEREIAEKKQILEETLASFNIQARVTQVSVGPAITRYEIQPPAGIKVSRIVGLADDIALAMAAPGVRIEAPIPGKAAVGIEVPNREIATVQLRELLESREFMESPSRLTVVLGRDIAGAPVIADLGKMPHLLVAGATGSGKSVCINTLIASILFKATPDEVKFLMIDPKMVELTTYNGIPHLVSPVVTDAKKAAGVLRWAVKEMERRYELFARTGVRDIKRYNELFRTAGKKPATDAAPPPDETAAATTTQPEGPLPFVVIIIDELADLMMVAPADVEDSICRLAQMARAAGLHLVVATQRPSVDVITGLIKANIPSRISFAVSSQMDSRTILDMGGAEKLLGKGDMLFFPVGAPKPMRVQGAYLSDQEVENLTSFLREQAQPVYDQRVMEEPPVEEEESRVEEEDELLPQAVKILIENGNASISMLQRRLHIGYARAARLIDIMERRGIVGKFEGSKPRAILMTMEQYQQMFGRTG, encoded by the coding sequence GTGGCCAAACCCTGGTTGGAGGAGCTTAAATTTGAGCTTTATGGGCTGGCCATCATAACCCTGGCACTTCTCGGCATGGCCAGCTTATTTACCCCGGCGGCAGGAACGGTAGGGCACTTTCTTGCCCGGGGTTTGACGGTTACCGCCGGAAGCGGCCGTTACCTGCTGCCCGTAATCCTGTTTTTTTTCGGGATAAAAGTTATGCGCGAGCGAAAGGTTAACGTGATAACCCCCCGTGCCTGGGGCCTGGTAATATTGCTGATCAGCACCCTCACCTTTCTGCACTTGTTTATACCGCCGGACCAGTTCTTTCGCGCCGCCTGGCAGGGGCAGGGCGGCGGGCTGGTGGGAGCCGCCTTCAGCTATTTACTGCATCTGTGTTTTGGCGTCGCCGGAAGCTATATCCTGTTGACCTTTCTCACCATAACCGGCCTTGTCCTGCTCACCGGCCAATCCCTGGCCAGGTTTCTGGGTATTACAGCTCAAGCCGTACGCAGCACGGCACAGCTCCTGGGGAAGCGCTTGTCCGACTTTTTCTTTGAAGAGGTGGAGGTGGAAGAAGCGGACACCCGGAAACAAACCAGTCCCCCTGCCCTTCCTGAAAAAAAGGACAACCTTCCCCTGCCGCAACCAGATGCCCTGGCCGGAGAGACGGAAACACAAGAAGAGAACATCAAAAACCGCCGGCAGCAAAAGGAACGGCGCAAGCAAAACACCCGGGAGCAGGAGACGGAGGTGGTCCCCTGCGCCCTGGCCGACGGCCGCCCCTACCGGCTGCCCCCCACCGGTCTCCTGGCTAAACCCAGGCCCCGGGATAATTCAATTTTAGAGCGGGAGATTGCCGAAAAAAAACAAATTCTTGAAGAAACCCTGGCCAGTTTTAACATTCAAGCCCGGGTGACCCAGGTATCCGTGGGGCCGGCTATAACGCGGTACGAAATCCAGCCCCCGGCCGGCATTAAGGTCAGCCGCATTGTGGGCCTGGCCGACGACATTGCCCTGGCCATGGCAGCACCCGGTGTACGTATTGAAGCGCCCATCCCCGGTAAGGCAGCCGTGGGCATAGAGGTGCCCAACCGGGAAATAGCCACCGTGCAACTGCGGGAATTGCTGGAAAGCAGGGAGTTTATGGAAAGTCCCTCCCGCCTTACCGTAGTTTTAGGCCGTGATATCGCCGGGGCACCGGTGATCGCGGACCTGGGTAAAATGCCCCACCTGCTGGTAGCCGGTGCTACCGGCTCGGGGAAAAGTGTGTGCATTAACACGTTAATTGCCAGTATTTTATTCAAGGCTACTCCCGATGAAGTTAAATTTTTAATGATCGATCCCAAGATGGTGGAATTAACTACTTACAACGGCATTCCCCACCTGGTGTCTCCGGTGGTTACCGACGCCAAAAAGGCCGCCGGGGTTTTGCGCTGGGCGGTAAAGGAAATGGAGCGGCGTTATGAGCTTTTTGCCCGCACGGGGGTAAGGGATATTAAACGTTACAATGAACTATTCCGGACAGCCGGAAAAAAACCGGCAACAGATGCCGCTCCACCCCCTGATGAAACTGCAGCGGCCACAACGACACAGCCGGAAGGTCCCCTGCCCTTTGTGGTGATCATTATTGATGAACTGGCCGATCTGATGATGGTCGCCCCCGCCGACGTGGAGGACTCCATCTGCCGGTTGGCCCAAATGGCCCGGGCTGCGGGGCTCCACCTGGTTGTAGCCACCCAGCGTCCCTCGGTGGACGTGATCACCGGCTTAATCAAGGCCAATATCCCATCCCGCATTTCCTTTGCCGTCTCCTCCCAGATGGATTCCCGGACCATCCTGGATATGGGAGGGGCAGAAAAACTGCTGGGCAAAGGAGACATGCTCTTTTTCCCCGTGGGGGCTCCAAAACCCATGCGCGTGCAGGGAGCCTACTTATCGGATCAGGAGGTGGAAAACCTCACGTCCTTCCTGAGAGAACAGGCTCAACCGGTATATGACCAGCGGGTAATGGAAGAACCGCCGGTGGAAGAGGAAGAGTCCAGGGTGGAGGAAGAAGATGAACTGCTTCCCCAGGCAGT
- a CDS encoding zinc-ribbon domain containing protein: MSYEDRVLTCRDCGADFIFTAGEQAFYAEKGLLNDPTRCRDCRRRRKQRNSGNAAGMERQMYDTFCSTCGAPTQVPFKPTGRKPIYCRECMAANRRASFR, encoded by the coding sequence GTGTCTTACGAGGACAGAGTGCTTACCTGCCGTGATTGCGGCGCCGATTTCATCTTCACCGCCGGGGAACAGGCCTTTTACGCCGAGAAAGGCCTGCTGAATGACCCCACCCGCTGCCGGGATTGCCGCCGCCGGCGCAAACAGCGCAACAGCGGTAACGCCGCGGGAATGGAGCGGCAGATGTACGATACCTTCTGCTCCACCTGCGGTGCACCCACTCAGGTGCCCTTTAAGCCTACCGGCCGTAAGCCGATTTACTGCCGGGAATGCATGGCGGCAAACCGGCGGGCAAGCTTCCGCTAG